A window of the Canis aureus isolate CA01 chromosome 29, VMU_Caureus_v.1.0, whole genome shotgun sequence genome harbors these coding sequences:
- the ZDHHC16 gene encoding palmitoyltransferase ZDHHC16 isoform X5, giving the protein MRGQRSLLLGPARLCLRLLLLLGYRRRCPPLLRGLVQRWRYGKVCLRSLLYNSFGGSDTAVDAAFEPIYWLVDNVIRWCGVVFVVLVIVLTSSIVAIAYLCVLPLILRTYSVPRLCWHFFYSHWNLILIVFHYYQAITTPPGYPPQGRNDIATVSICKKCIYPKPARTHHCSICNSYGSWDLFREAYAAIETYHQTPPPSFSFRERVTHKSLVYLWFLCSSVALALGALTIWHAVLISRGETSIERHINKKERRRLQAKGRVFRNHYNYGCLDNWKVFLGVDTRRHWLTRVLLPSSHLPHGNGMSWDPPPWVTAHSASVMAV; this is encoded by the exons ATGCGGGGCCAGCGGAGCCTGCTGCTGGGCCCTGCCCGCCTCTGCCTGCGCCTGCTTCTGCTCCTGGGCTACAGGCGCCGCTGCCCACCTCTGCTCCGGGGCCTGGTACAGCGCTGGCGCTATGGCAAGGTCTGCCTGCGCTCCCTGCTCTACAACTCCTTTGGGGGCAGTGACACCGCTGTTGATGCTGCCTTTGAGCCTATCTACTGGCTGGTGGACAACGTGATCCGCTGGTGTGGGGTG GTGTTCGTGGTGTTGGTGATTGTGCTGACCAGCTCCATCGTGGCCATCGCTTACCTGTGTGTCCTGCCTCTCATCCTCCGAACATACTCAGTGCCACGGCTCTGCTGGCACTTCTTCTACAGCCACTGGAATCTGATCCTTATCGTCTTCCATTACTACCAGGCCATCACCACTCCACCTGGATACCCACCCCAG GGCAGGAATGATATTGCAACAGTCTCCATCTGTAAGAAGTGCATTTACCCCAAGCCGGCCCGAACACACCACTGCAGCATCTGCAATAG CTATGGAAGTTGGGACCTTTTCCGGGAAGCTTATGCTGCCATCGAG ACATATCATCAGACTCCACCACCCAGCTTCTCCTTCCGAGAAAGAGTGACTCACAAGAGTCTTGTCTACCTCTGGTTCCTGTGCAG TTCTGTAGCACTTGCCTTGGGTGCCCTAACTATTTGGCACGCTGTTCTCATCAGTCGAGGTGAAACTAGTATCGAAAGGCACATCAACAAGAAGGAGAGACGTCGGCTGCAGGCCAAGGGCAGA GTTTTTAGGAATCATTACAACTACGGCTGCTTGGACAACTGGAAGGTATTCCTGGGTGTGGACACACGAAG GCACTGGCTGACTCGGGTGCTGTTACCTTCCAGTCACCTGCCCCATGGGAATGGAATGAGCTGGGACCCCCCTCCCTGGGTGACTGCTCACTCAGCCTCTGTGATGGCGGTGTGA
- the ZDHHC16 gene encoding palmitoyltransferase ZDHHC16 isoform X2 translates to MRGQRSLLLGPARLCLRLLLLLGYRRRCPPLLRGLVQRWRYGKVCLRSLLYNSFGGSDTAVDAAFEPIYWLVDNVIRWCGVVFVVLVIVLTSSIVAIAYLCVLPLILRTYSVPRLCWHFFYSHWNLILIVFHYYQAITTPPGYPPQGRNDIATVSICKKCIYPKPARTHHCSICNRCVLKMDHHCPWLNNCVGHYNHRYFFSFCFFMTLGCVYCSYGSWDLFREAYAAIETYHQTPPPSFSFRERVTHKSLVYLWFLCSSVALALGALTIWHAVLISRGETSIERHINKKERRRLQAKGRVFRNHYNYGCLDNWKVFLGVDTRRHWLTRVLLPSSHLPHGNGMSWDPPPWVTAHSASVMAV, encoded by the exons ATGCGGGGCCAGCGGAGCCTGCTGCTGGGCCCTGCCCGCCTCTGCCTGCGCCTGCTTCTGCTCCTGGGCTACAGGCGCCGCTGCCCACCTCTGCTCCGGGGCCTGGTACAGCGCTGGCGCTATGGCAAGGTCTGCCTGCGCTCCCTGCTCTACAACTCCTTTGGGGGCAGTGACACCGCTGTTGATGCTGCCTTTGAGCCTATCTACTGGCTGGTGGACAACGTGATCCGCTGGTGTGGGGTG GTGTTCGTGGTGTTGGTGATTGTGCTGACCAGCTCCATCGTGGCCATCGCTTACCTGTGTGTCCTGCCTCTCATCCTCCGAACATACTCAGTGCCACGGCTCTGCTGGCACTTCTTCTACAGCCACTGGAATCTGATCCTTATCGTCTTCCATTACTACCAGGCCATCACCACTCCACCTGGATACCCACCCCAG GGCAGGAATGATATTGCAACAGTCTCCATCTGTAAGAAGTGCATTTACCCCAAGCCGGCCCGAACACACCACTGCAGCATCTGCAATAG GTGTGTGCTGAAGATGGATCATCACTGCC CCTGGCTAAACAACTGTGTGGGCCACTATAACCATCGGtacttcttctctttctgctttttcatgACTCTGGGGTGTGTCTACTGCAGCTATGGAAGTTGGGACCTTTTCCGGGAAGCTTATGCTGCCATCGAG ACATATCATCAGACTCCACCACCCAGCTTCTCCTTCCGAGAAAGAGTGACTCACAAGAGTCTTGTCTACCTCTGGTTCCTGTGCAG TTCTGTAGCACTTGCCTTGGGTGCCCTAACTATTTGGCACGCTGTTCTCATCAGTCGAGGTGAAACTAGTATCGAAAGGCACATCAACAAGAAGGAGAGACGTCGGCTGCAGGCCAAGGGCAGA GTTTTTAGGAATCATTACAACTACGGCTGCTTGGACAACTGGAAGGTATTCCTGGGTGTGGACACACGAAG GCACTGGCTGACTCGGGTGCTGTTACCTTCCAGTCACCTGCCCCATGGGAATGGAATGAGCTGGGACCCCCCTCCCTGGGTGACTGCTCACTCAGCCTCTGTGATGGCGGTGTGA
- the ZDHHC16 gene encoding palmitoyltransferase ZDHHC16 isoform X4 translates to MRGQRSLLLGPARLCLRLLLLLGYRRRCPPLLRGLVQRWRYGKVCLRSLLYNSFGGSDTAVDAAFEPIYWLVDNVIRWCGVVFVVLVIVLTSSIVAIAYLCVLPLILRTYSVPRLCWHFFYSHWNLILIVFHYYQAITTPPGYPPQGRNDIATVSICKKCIYPKPARTHHCSICNSYGSWDLFREAYAAIEKMKQLDKNKLQAVANQTYHQTPPPSFSFRERVTHKSLVYLWFLCSSVALALGALTIWHAVLISRGETSIERHINKKERRRLQAKGRVFRNHYNYGCLDNWKVFLGVDTRRHWLTRVLLPSSHLPHGNGMSWDPPPWVTAHSASVMAV, encoded by the exons ATGCGGGGCCAGCGGAGCCTGCTGCTGGGCCCTGCCCGCCTCTGCCTGCGCCTGCTTCTGCTCCTGGGCTACAGGCGCCGCTGCCCACCTCTGCTCCGGGGCCTGGTACAGCGCTGGCGCTATGGCAAGGTCTGCCTGCGCTCCCTGCTCTACAACTCCTTTGGGGGCAGTGACACCGCTGTTGATGCTGCCTTTGAGCCTATCTACTGGCTGGTGGACAACGTGATCCGCTGGTGTGGGGTG GTGTTCGTGGTGTTGGTGATTGTGCTGACCAGCTCCATCGTGGCCATCGCTTACCTGTGTGTCCTGCCTCTCATCCTCCGAACATACTCAGTGCCACGGCTCTGCTGGCACTTCTTCTACAGCCACTGGAATCTGATCCTTATCGTCTTCCATTACTACCAGGCCATCACCACTCCACCTGGATACCCACCCCAG GGCAGGAATGATATTGCAACAGTCTCCATCTGTAAGAAGTGCATTTACCCCAAGCCGGCCCGAACACACCACTGCAGCATCTGCAATAG CTATGGAAGTTGGGACCTTTTCCGGGAAGCTTATGCTGCCATCGAG AAAATGAAACAGCTCGACAAGAACAAACTACAGGCGGTTGCCAACCAG ACATATCATCAGACTCCACCACCCAGCTTCTCCTTCCGAGAAAGAGTGACTCACAAGAGTCTTGTCTACCTCTGGTTCCTGTGCAG TTCTGTAGCACTTGCCTTGGGTGCCCTAACTATTTGGCACGCTGTTCTCATCAGTCGAGGTGAAACTAGTATCGAAAGGCACATCAACAAGAAGGAGAGACGTCGGCTGCAGGCCAAGGGCAGA GTTTTTAGGAATCATTACAACTACGGCTGCTTGGACAACTGGAAGGTATTCCTGGGTGTGGACACACGAAG GCACTGGCTGACTCGGGTGCTGTTACCTTCCAGTCACCTGCCCCATGGGAATGGAATGAGCTGGGACCCCCCTCCCTGGGTGACTGCTCACTCAGCCTCTGTGATGGCGGTGTGA
- the ZDHHC16 gene encoding palmitoyltransferase ZDHHC16 isoform X1, whose amino-acid sequence MRGQRSLLLGPARLCLRLLLLLGYRRRCPPLLRGLVQRWRYGKVCLRSLLYNSFGGSDTAVDAAFEPIYWLVDNVIRWCGVVFVVLVIVLTSSIVAIAYLCVLPLILRTYSVPRLCWHFFYSHWNLILIVFHYYQAITTPPGYPPQGRNDIATVSICKKCIYPKPARTHHCSICNRCVLKMDHHCPWLNNCVGHYNHRYFFSFCFFMTLGCVYCSYGSWDLFREAYAAIEKMKQLDKNKLQAVANQTYHQTPPPSFSFRERVTHKSLVYLWFLCSSVALALGALTIWHAVLISRGETSIERHINKKERRRLQAKGRVFRNHYNYGCLDNWKVFLGVDTRRHWLTRVLLPSSHLPHGNGMSWDPPPWVTAHSASVMAV is encoded by the exons ATGCGGGGCCAGCGGAGCCTGCTGCTGGGCCCTGCCCGCCTCTGCCTGCGCCTGCTTCTGCTCCTGGGCTACAGGCGCCGCTGCCCACCTCTGCTCCGGGGCCTGGTACAGCGCTGGCGCTATGGCAAGGTCTGCCTGCGCTCCCTGCTCTACAACTCCTTTGGGGGCAGTGACACCGCTGTTGATGCTGCCTTTGAGCCTATCTACTGGCTGGTGGACAACGTGATCCGCTGGTGTGGGGTG GTGTTCGTGGTGTTGGTGATTGTGCTGACCAGCTCCATCGTGGCCATCGCTTACCTGTGTGTCCTGCCTCTCATCCTCCGAACATACTCAGTGCCACGGCTCTGCTGGCACTTCTTCTACAGCCACTGGAATCTGATCCTTATCGTCTTCCATTACTACCAGGCCATCACCACTCCACCTGGATACCCACCCCAG GGCAGGAATGATATTGCAACAGTCTCCATCTGTAAGAAGTGCATTTACCCCAAGCCGGCCCGAACACACCACTGCAGCATCTGCAATAG GTGTGTGCTGAAGATGGATCATCACTGCC CCTGGCTAAACAACTGTGTGGGCCACTATAACCATCGGtacttcttctctttctgctttttcatgACTCTGGGGTGTGTCTACTGCAGCTATGGAAGTTGGGACCTTTTCCGGGAAGCTTATGCTGCCATCGAG AAAATGAAACAGCTCGACAAGAACAAACTACAGGCGGTTGCCAACCAG ACATATCATCAGACTCCACCACCCAGCTTCTCCTTCCGAGAAAGAGTGACTCACAAGAGTCTTGTCTACCTCTGGTTCCTGTGCAG TTCTGTAGCACTTGCCTTGGGTGCCCTAACTATTTGGCACGCTGTTCTCATCAGTCGAGGTGAAACTAGTATCGAAAGGCACATCAACAAGAAGGAGAGACGTCGGCTGCAGGCCAAGGGCAGA GTTTTTAGGAATCATTACAACTACGGCTGCTTGGACAACTGGAAGGTATTCCTGGGTGTGGACACACGAAG GCACTGGCTGACTCGGGTGCTGTTACCTTCCAGTCACCTGCCCCATGGGAATGGAATGAGCTGGGACCCCCCTCCCTGGGTGACTGCTCACTCAGCCTCTGTGATGGCGGTGTGA
- the ZDHHC16 gene encoding palmitoyltransferase ZDHHC16 isoform X3, whose translation MRGQRSLLLGPARLCLRLLLLLGYRRRCPPLLRGLVQRWRYGKVCLRSLLYNSFGGSDTAVDAAFEPIYWLVDNVIRWCGVVFVVLVIVLTSSIVAIAYLCVLPLILRTYSVPRLCWHFFYSHWNLILIVFHYYQAITTPPGYPPQGRNDIATVSICKKCIYPKPARTHHCSICNRCVLKMDHHCPWLNNCVGHYNHRYFFSFCFFMTLGCVYCSYGSWDLFREAYAAIEKMKQLDKNKLQAVANQTYHQTPPPSFSFRERVTHKSLVYLWFLCSSVALALGALTIWHAVLISRGETSIERHINKKERRRLQAKGRVFRNHYNYGCLDNWKVFLGVDTRRPSRHQRTNWTDQNFCYLWD comes from the exons ATGCGGGGCCAGCGGAGCCTGCTGCTGGGCCCTGCCCGCCTCTGCCTGCGCCTGCTTCTGCTCCTGGGCTACAGGCGCCGCTGCCCACCTCTGCTCCGGGGCCTGGTACAGCGCTGGCGCTATGGCAAGGTCTGCCTGCGCTCCCTGCTCTACAACTCCTTTGGGGGCAGTGACACCGCTGTTGATGCTGCCTTTGAGCCTATCTACTGGCTGGTGGACAACGTGATCCGCTGGTGTGGGGTG GTGTTCGTGGTGTTGGTGATTGTGCTGACCAGCTCCATCGTGGCCATCGCTTACCTGTGTGTCCTGCCTCTCATCCTCCGAACATACTCAGTGCCACGGCTCTGCTGGCACTTCTTCTACAGCCACTGGAATCTGATCCTTATCGTCTTCCATTACTACCAGGCCATCACCACTCCACCTGGATACCCACCCCAG GGCAGGAATGATATTGCAACAGTCTCCATCTGTAAGAAGTGCATTTACCCCAAGCCGGCCCGAACACACCACTGCAGCATCTGCAATAG GTGTGTGCTGAAGATGGATCATCACTGCC CCTGGCTAAACAACTGTGTGGGCCACTATAACCATCGGtacttcttctctttctgctttttcatgACTCTGGGGTGTGTCTACTGCAGCTATGGAAGTTGGGACCTTTTCCGGGAAGCTTATGCTGCCATCGAG AAAATGAAACAGCTCGACAAGAACAAACTACAGGCGGTTGCCAACCAG ACATATCATCAGACTCCACCACCCAGCTTCTCCTTCCGAGAAAGAGTGACTCACAAGAGTCTTGTCTACCTCTGGTTCCTGTGCAG TTCTGTAGCACTTGCCTTGGGTGCCCTAACTATTTGGCACGCTGTTCTCATCAGTCGAGGTGAAACTAGTATCGAAAGGCACATCAACAAGAAGGAGAGACGTCGGCTGCAGGCCAAGGGCAGA GTTTTTAGGAATCATTACAACTACGGCTGCTTGGACAACTGGAAGGTATTCCTGGGTGTGGACACACGAAG GCCCTCAAGGCACCAGAGGACAAACTGGACAGATCAGAACTTTTGTTACCTTTGGGATTAA
- the EXOSC1 gene encoding exosome complex component CSL4 isoform X1, protein MRSRLRFPPVAVMAPPVRYCIPGERLCNLEEGSPGSGTYTRHGYIFSSLAGCLTKSSENGALPVISVMRETESQLLPDVGTIVTCKVSSINSRFAKVHILYVGSTPLKNSFRGTIRKEDVRATEKDKVEIYKSFRPGDIVLAKVISLGDAQSNYLLTTAENELGVVVAHSESGVQMVPISWCEMQCPKTHTKEFRKVARVQPEFLQT, encoded by the exons ATGAGAAGCCGACTTCGTTTCCCTCCAGTGGCAGTCATGGCGCCACCCGTGAGGTACTGCATCCCGG GCGAACGTCTGTGTAACTtggaggagggcagcccgggcagCGGCACTTATACTCGCCACGGCTACATCTTTTCGTCGCTTGCTGGCTGCCTGACGAAGAGCAGCGAGAATGGCGCG CTTCCTGTGATTTCTGTGATGAGAGAAACAGAATCTCAATTGCTACCAGATGTGGGGACTATTGTAACCTGTAAG GTCTCTAGCATCAATTCACGCTTTGCCAAAGTGCACATCCTATATGTGGGGTCCACACCACTTAAGAACTCTTTTCGAGGAACTATCCG caAGGAAGATGTCCGAGCTACTGAAAAAGACAAG GTTGAGATTTATAAGAGTTTCCGCCCTGGTGACATTGTCTTGGCCAAAGTG ATCTCTCTGGGTGATGCACAATCGAACTACCTCCTGACCACTGCTGAGAATGAACTTGGGGTGGTGGTGGCCCACAGTGAATCGG GTGTCCAGATGGTTCCCATTAGCTGGTGTGAGATGCAGTGCCCTAAGACCCACACTAAAGAATTCCGGAAAGTGGCCAGAGTACAGCCTGAATTCTTACAGACCTAA
- the EXOSC1 gene encoding exosome complex component CSL4 isoform X2, with protein sequence MWGPHHLRTLFEELSARKMSELLKKTRLLVEIYKSFRPGDIVLAKVISLGDAQSNYLLTTAENELGVVVAHSESGVQMVPISWCEMQCPKTHTKEFRKVARVQPEFLQT encoded by the exons ATGTGGGGTCCACACCACTTAAGAACTCTTTTCGAGGAACTATCCG caAGGAAGATGTCCGAGCTACTGAAAAAGACAAGGTTGTTg GTTGAGATTTATAAGAGTTTCCGCCCTGGTGACATTGTCTTGGCCAAAGTG ATCTCTCTGGGTGATGCACAATCGAACTACCTCCTGACCACTGCTGAGAATGAACTTGGGGTGGTGGTGGCCCACAGTGAATCGG GTGTCCAGATGGTTCCCATTAGCTGGTGTGAGATGCAGTGCCCTAAGACCCACACTAAAGAATTCCGGAAAGTGGCCAGAGTACAGCCTGAATTCTTACAGACCTAA